Below is a window of Frigoribacterium sp. SL97 DNA.
CCCACCGTGCCCGTCGTGCGCGTGCCCTACGACGCGGCCCGTTCCGGCGGTCGGCCGGTGTCGAGCGCCGCACTGGGCACGCGCACCCGCATCGCCTACGCCCGCCTCGCCGCCGCCCTGCTGCCCCTCGACGCCCCGTCGGTCCCGAGGGGCGCCCCGCCCGTCGGGGATCCCGGCCCGGCCCCGTCGGCGGCCGCTCCCGGCCCGTCGGAACGTCGCCCCTCGGAACGCCGCCAGGCCCGCGGGCGGGACGCCCGCCCGGCGATCGCCGACGACCAGGAGGCGCGACGATGACCGTCAAGCTCGTCCACCGGCCCACGCGCATCACGCGACCCGTCCAGCCCGCCGAGCACGAGGACATCACCCCACCACCCCAGCTGGCCGACGGCAAGGTCGGCGGCGTGCCCGTGCAGGCCCTGCTCCCCGTCGTGGGCGCCCTCTCGAGCGTCGTGATGATCGTCGTCTACCGCGGCAGTTCGAACCCGCTCTTCCTGCTGGTCGGCGCCGTGCTGCTCATCGTCGCCCTGGTCGGCGGCCTCGCGGTCACCCTCAGCCAGCGGGGCAACGCGGCGCGGCAGCGGCGCCTGCAGCGCGAGCGCTACCTCGACTTCCTCGAGCGGCTGCGCTCGCGGATGCGCACGAAGGCCCGGGCCGTCCGGGCGACGGCGGCCGTGCTCGACCCCGAACCCGCCGCCCTGCTCGAGCTGGTGCGCGACCCCGCGCGACTCTGGGAACGCCGCCGCCAGCACGACGACTTCCTCTCGGTGCGGATCGGCGAGGGCGACCTGACCTGGTTCCCGATGTCCGTCCCCGAGGACCCGAACCCCGTGCAGCCGTTCGACCCGATCATGGCCAGCGAGGCCGAGTCCGTGGTCGAGCACCTCTCGACCGTGCGGGGCATGCCCATCACGGTCGACCTCGACCGAGCCGGGTCGGTCGCCGTGCTGGGCGACCGCGAGTCCGCGCTGCGGGTCGCCCGCTCGATGATCCTGCAGCTCGCCGCCCTGCACTCGCCCGACGACGTGCACCTGGCCGCGGCGTTCCCCGAGAGCGCGGCCGACGACTGGCGCGGATTCGACCTCGTCCCGCACGCCGTGGACGACTCGCTCTACGACGGACCGGTGCCGGCGCGACGGGTCGCGACCAGCGCCTCCTCGTTGCTCTCGGTCATCGGCGGCGAACTGGGCGACCGGGCACAAGAGGCCGCCACGACGAAGCGCTCGATCGGCACCACGGCGCGCACCGAGGGATCGCGCCTCGTCGTCTTCGTCGACGACTGGGGGCACGTCGCCTCGAGCATCCCGGTGCCCGACGCCGACCTCTCGCTGACCGACCTCGGCGTCACGACCGTCCACCTGCTGAGCGACCGCCTGCACGAGCCGTCCGACGTCACCCTGCGCATCACCGTCGAGGGCGACGAGGCGGTCGTGACGGACGCCCGCGTCGAGGACGACGGCCAGGTCCGCGTGCAGACGGCGACGATCGACGCCACGACCCCGCAGCTGTTCGAGGCCGTCGCCCGCACGCTCACCCCCCTGCGGCTCAGCCTCAGCAGGCAGGACGAGGTCGACTCGGCCCAGGCCGTCGAGATCACCGACCTGCTGGGCATCGACGACGTGACGACGCTGACGCCGGCGACCGCGTGGACGCCGCGCTCGCCGCGGGACTTCCTGCGCGTGCCGATCGGCATCGACGACTTCGGGGCGCCGGTCCTGCTCGACCTCAAGGAGTCCGCGCAGCTCGGCATGGGCCCGCACGGCATCTGCATCGGCGCGACCGGTTCGGGCAAGAGCGAGCTGCTGCGCACGCTCGTGCTCGGCCTCGCCCTGTCGCACTCGCCCGACGACCTCAGCATGGTCCTCGTCGACTACAAAGGAGGCGCGGCGTTCGCTCCGTTCGCGGGGTTGCCCCACGTCGCCGGGCTGATCGACAACCTGGCCGACGACGCGCAGCTCACCGAACGCGCCCGCGTCAGCATCCAGGGCGAGGTCGTCCGGCGTCAGGAGCAGCTCCGCGACGCCGGGGGCGCGTCGTCCATCAGCCACTACCGCGAGATGCGCGTCGGTCGCCCGGAGCTGCCGCCGATGCCGCACCTGTTCGTCGTCATCGACGAGTTCGGCGAGCTGCTCACGGCGGAGCCCGAGTTCGTCGACCTGCTGCTCACCATCGGTCGGATCGGGCGGTCGATCGGCGTGCACCTGCTGCTCTCGAGCCAGCGCATCGAGGCGGGCAAGCTGCGGGGCCTCGACACCTACCTCTCGTACCGGATCGGCTTGCGGACCTTCTCCGAGGCCGAGAGCTCGATCGTGCTCGACCGGCCGGACGCGTTCCACCTCCCCGCGGTCCCGGGGTTCGGCTTCCTCAAGGTCGACACCTCGGTGTACCGGAGGTTCCGCGCGGGTTACGTGTCGGGCCCCCTGCCGACCGAGGCCGCCCGCTCGCTGGCGGGCGACGACGTGCGGCCGACCGCACTCCTGCTGCCGACCTTCAACGGCATCGCGGGCGGCGACGACGACGGCGGCGAGGACGAGCTCTCGCGGCCCGACGTCGGTCGCGCCGTCATCGACGAGGCCGTCGACCGCCTGATGGGCGGTGGCACCGACGTCGACCCCGTCTGGTTGCCGCCCCTGCCCGACCGGCTCGCGCTCTCGCGGGTGGTCGGAGCGGACCAGGCCGGCGGCCTGCGGGTGCCGATGGGACTGCTCGACGACCCGGCGCGGCAGCGACAGGACCCGTGGCTGCTCGACCTCGCCCGGGCCGGTGGGCACGTCGCCGTGATCGGGGCGCCGCAGACCGGACGCAGCACGTTCCTCCGCACCCTCGTCGCCTCGCTGGCCCTGACGCACACCCCGCAGGAGGTCGGCATCTACGGCATGGACCTCACGGGCGGGGGGCTCGGCCGGATCGAGGGCTTCCCGCACGTCGGTGGCGTGGCCACGCGGGCGAGCAAGGACCGCCTCCTGCGCCTGCTCGAAGAACTGGCGGCCATGCTGACGACCCGGGAGCGCGTGTTCCGCGACCACGGCATCGACTCGCTGGCCATGCTGCGTCGGTTGCACGCCGCGGGCGAGGTGCCCGAGCTGATCTCGGCCGACGTGGTGCTCGTCGTCGACGGCACCGGCCAGCTGCGCGGGGACTTCGTCGAGCTCGAGACGGCGTTCGGCGACCTGCTGCTGCGCGGCGGCAGCTACGGCCTGCACGTCGTGCTCGGGATGACGCGGTGGAACGAACTGCGGATGGCGCAGCAACCGCTGGTCGGCACCCGGGTCGAGTTGCACCTGAACGATCCGGCGGACTCGGTGATCGGTCGCAAGCTGGCCCAGACCATCCGGGCCGACCAGGCCGGTCGGGCCCTGACCGACGACAACCTGTTCGCGCAGGTGGCGCTGCCGGTGCTGGACGACACGGACGACGACGAGGTCGGCGACGCCCTCGAGGCCCTCGCCCGCCGGTCGGCGTCGAGCTGGAACGGCCCCGCGGCGGCACCGATCCGCCTCCTGCCCACCGAGCTCTCGCCGGACGAGCTGCCCGACGCGCTGGACGAGCCCGAGGCGATCCCGTTCGGCCTGCGGCAGGACACGATGCAGCCGGTCGCCCTCGATCCGGGTGCCGACCAGCACCTGCTCGTGTTCGGCGACTCGAAGGCCGGCAAGTCGACCCTGCTGCGCGGACTGGTGCGCGGCTTCGTCGACCGGGCGACCCCGGACGAGCTCGTCGTGGCCCTGATGGACCTCCGCGGCGACCTGGTCGCCGAGGTGCCCGACGACTACCTCGGCGGTCATGCCTCGACCAGCACGGACGCCCGCGCGCTCGCCGTCGCCGTGGCCGACGAGCTCGCCAAGCGCCAGGCCGGCGACCGCGACTCCGGTCCGCGCATCGTGGTGGTGATCGACGACTACGACATCGTCGCCTCGGGGGGCACCGAGCCCCTCAAGCCGCTGCTGCCCTTCCTGCCCTCGGCCCGCGACCTCCGGCTGCACGTGTTGATCAGCAGGCCGGTCGCCGGCTCGGCGCGGGCGCTCTACGACCCGGCGCTGCAGACGCTGCGCGACACGGGTGGGTCGTCGTTCATCATGTCGGGCGAACGCAGCGAGGGACCGATCGTGCCGCAGGTCTACGCCGAGCAGATGACCGCCGGTCGAGGCCGCCTGGTCCGTCGCGGCCAGGCGCCGCGCATCGTCCAGGTGGCCCGGTTCGAGGCCGACGGACGAGCCGACGTCGCCGGAGCGGGCTCGTGACCGGCCGGACGGTCGTCGTCGCGGGCGTCGCCGGGGGCGTCGGGACCACGACGGTCACGGCCCTGCTCTTCACCCAGCTCTCGGGGGAGTCGGTGCCCCGGCTGATCGACCACTCGGGCGGGGACCTCGGGACCCGGCTGACCGGGGGCGACGACGCGCCGCGGGTCGACCACGAGCTGACCCTGCACGACCTCGGCGCCCACGCCGACGGCGCACTCCTCGACCTGCTCGACGACACGAGCGTCTTCGGGGTCGTCGTGGCCCCGACGACCCCGGTCGGCTTCGCCGACGCCCAACGGGTCCTCGCCCGCATCCGCGAGCGGCACGGGGTCGGCGGCCTGCGCCGGGTGATGCTCGTGGTCGTCGGCGTCTTCGGCGAGCACCGGACCACGCGCTCGAGCGAGGCGCTGCAGAACGAGTTCGGCCGTCGCTCGCTCGTCGTCGTCCCGCGCGACCCCGCCCTCGCGGCGGGCGGGCGCGTTCCGCTCAACCGGCTGACGCGGGAGTCCCGACGGGCCCAGGGCGAACTCGTGTCGTACCTGCGCGAACGCCTGGCGAGCCACCGCGACGCGCGCTGAGGCGCCGAGCCGCGCCTCCGGAAGGGACGCGAGCCGCGCCTCCGGACGGGACGCGAGCCGCGCCTCCTCGTCCGAGGGGCGTCAGCGCAGGGGCTCGATGAGGTGAGGGCCGTTGTTGCGGACGTTGTTCGCATCGCGGCTCACCTCGTGCTGGACGAGGTCGTGGGCGACCTCGAACGAGTCCCGGTCGAGCAGCGAGAGCAGCTCGTCGGCGTCGAGGCCGTCGCCCAGCCAGTCGTCGTACGAGTCGGGGGTGAGGCAGGCCGGCATCCGGTCGTGCACCTCGCCCGGTGCCACGTGGGCGTCGCGCGTGATGATCGTCGTCGAGAGCACCCAACGGTCGGGGTCGTCCTCGTCCTTCGCGGGATCGGGCCACGCGGTGACGAGGCCGGCCATGGCGAGCCCGGCGTCGGGCTGGTGCACGTAGTGCGGCTGCTTGCCGGTCTCGGTCACGACCCACTCGTAGTACCCCTGTGCGGGCACGATGCACCGGCTGGTCGCGAATGCCCGACGGAACATGCCGCTGGTCGCCACGGTCTCGATGCGGGCGTTGATCGGCTGCGGACGCTTCTTCAGGTCGGGGTACCACGACGGCACGAAGCCCCACCGGGCACCGGGCAGCTGCCTCTCGCCGTGCCGCTCCCGGACGACCGGCACGACGGTCGTCGGCGCGACGTTGAAGTCGTCGGGCAGGGGCCCCAGGCCGTCGAGCAGGCTCGGCAGCAGATCGGACGTGGCCCGGGCAACGACGTAGCGACCGCACATGCCGACAGTCTGCTCTTCCGCGGAGGGGCGTGTCGGTGGTTCACTGTGGCCGTGGCGCCGCGTGGGACGGCGACACGGTGAGAGGGTGGTGACCATGTCCGACGAGCAGAACCCCGCGCGCGGCTTCGTCGTCGCGGGCGTCGTGGCGAACTCGGGCGAGGCCGTCGTGGCGACCGCGGCCGACCTGGCGGCACGTTTCGGCACCGGTCTGCTCTGCGTCTCGGTCGAGCCCGACCGGCTCGCCTTCGCCGAGGGCATCGACGGCACCGTCCTGTCGTACCCCCTCGACCCCGACGACTACACCGAGACGCTGTCCTTCGACGCCGACCTGGAGGCGCGGCTCCGGCCGGTCGCCTCGGCTCGCGGCGTCGAGCTGCGCACCTCGATCGTCGCCGGCGACCCCGCCCGGTGCCTGTCGCACCTGGCCGAGCAGCTCGACGCCCCGCTGATCGTCGTCGGCAGCCGCGAGGCCGGCCTGCGGGGCAGCGTCCGTGAGTTCTTCGCCGGCTCGGTCGCCCTGCACCTCAGCCACCGTCAGCACCGGCCGGTCGTCGTCGTGCCGCTCGCCCCCGTCCCCCGCAGCCAGACGCTGCCGTGGGAGGACGAACTGTGACGCGAGGCCGCCGGTGACGGGTGCCGCGCGCCCCCGTGCCCCGCACCTCCGTCCGTCCCTGATCGCCCTCGTCGCCCTGGGTGGCGCCCTCGGGACGGCCGCACGGGTCGGGATCACGCTCGTGGTGCCGTCGTGGGGGGCGTTCGACACGGCGATCTTCGCGATCAACGTGGTCGGGGCGTTCGTGCTCGGCGTCCTGCTCGAGCGGTTGCTGCGCTCCGGGCCCGACGAGGGCGGGCGTCGCCGGCTCCGACTGCTCCTGGGGACGGGCGTCCTCGGCGGGTTCACGACCTTCAGCTCGCTCGCGACCGAGACCGCGGCGCTCGCCGGGGCGGGTGGGGGCGACCTCCCCGTCGCCGTGCTCTACGGGCTGCTGAGCCTGGTGCTCGGGGTGCTCGCCGCCGCGGCCGGCATCCGGGTCGGCGCTCGTCTCGCGGGGCGCGCCTCGTGAGCCCGTTGCTCGTCGTCGCCGTCGCGGTGGCCGGCGGGGTCGGTGCCGCCACCCGGTTCGTCGTCGACGGGCTCGTCAAGGACCGCCTCGGCTCCGCCTACCCGTGGGGCACGACCGTCATCAACGTGTCGGGCTCGTTCGCGCTGGGGGTGCTGACCGGCCTCGCCCTGCAGGCGGTCGTCGCGCCCGAGTGGAAGGCCGTGCTCGGCACCGGGCTGCTCGGCGGGTACACGACGTTCAGCACCGCGAGCGTCGAGACGGTGCGACTGCTGGCGGCCGGGCGACGCGGGGCCGCGG
It encodes the following:
- the crcB gene encoding fluoride efflux transporter CrcB codes for the protein MSPLLVVAVAVAGGVGAATRFVVDGLVKDRLGSAYPWGTTVINVSGSFALGVLTGLALQAVVAPEWKAVLGTGLLGGYTTFSTASVETVRLLAAGRRGAAVANGLGMLVACVGVASLGLWLGSLA
- a CDS encoding fluoride efflux transporter FluC; the protein is MTGAARPRAPHLRPSLIALVALGGALGTAARVGITLVVPSWGAFDTAIFAINVVGAFVLGVLLERLLRSGPDEGGRRRLRLLLGTGVLGGFTTFSSLATETAALAGAGGGDLPVAVLYGLLSLVLGVLAAAAGIRVGARLAGRAS
- the eccCa gene encoding type VII secretion protein EccCa, with protein sequence MTVKLVHRPTRITRPVQPAEHEDITPPPQLADGKVGGVPVQALLPVVGALSSVVMIVVYRGSSNPLFLLVGAVLLIVALVGGLAVTLSQRGNAARQRRLQRERYLDFLERLRSRMRTKARAVRATAAVLDPEPAALLELVRDPARLWERRRQHDDFLSVRIGEGDLTWFPMSVPEDPNPVQPFDPIMASEAESVVEHLSTVRGMPITVDLDRAGSVAVLGDRESALRVARSMILQLAALHSPDDVHLAAAFPESAADDWRGFDLVPHAVDDSLYDGPVPARRVATSASSLLSVIGGELGDRAQEAATTKRSIGTTARTEGSRLVVFVDDWGHVASSIPVPDADLSLTDLGVTTVHLLSDRLHEPSDVTLRITVEGDEAVVTDARVEDDGQVRVQTATIDATTPQLFEAVARTLTPLRLSLSRQDEVDSAQAVEITDLLGIDDVTTLTPATAWTPRSPRDFLRVPIGIDDFGAPVLLDLKESAQLGMGPHGICIGATGSGKSELLRTLVLGLALSHSPDDLSMVLVDYKGGAAFAPFAGLPHVAGLIDNLADDAQLTERARVSIQGEVVRRQEQLRDAGGASSISHYREMRVGRPELPPMPHLFVVIDEFGELLTAEPEFVDLLLTIGRIGRSIGVHLLLSSQRIEAGKLRGLDTYLSYRIGLRTFSEAESSIVLDRPDAFHLPAVPGFGFLKVDTSVYRRFRAGYVSGPLPTEAARSLAGDDVRPTALLLPTFNGIAGGDDDGGEDELSRPDVGRAVIDEAVDRLMGGGTDVDPVWLPPLPDRLALSRVVGADQAGGLRVPMGLLDDPARQRQDPWLLDLARAGGHVAVIGAPQTGRSTFLRTLVASLALTHTPQEVGIYGMDLTGGGLGRIEGFPHVGGVATRASKDRLLRLLEELAAMLTTRERVFRDHGIDSLAMLRRLHAAGEVPELISADVVLVVDGTGQLRGDFVELETAFGDLLLRGGSYGLHVVLGMTRWNELRMAQQPLVGTRVELHLNDPADSVIGRKLAQTIRADQAGRALTDDNLFAQVALPVLDDTDDDEVGDALEALARRSASSWNGPAAAPIRLLPTELSPDELPDALDEPEAIPFGLRQDTMQPVALDPGADQHLLVFGDSKAGKSTLLRGLVRGFVDRATPDELVVALMDLRGDLVAEVPDDYLGGHASTSTDARALAVAVADELAKRQAGDRDSGPRIVVVIDDYDIVASGGTEPLKPLLPFLPSARDLRLHVLISRPVAGSARALYDPALQTLRDTGGSSFIMSGERSEGPIVPQVYAEQMTAGRGRLVRRGQAPRIVQVARFEADGRADVAGAGS
- a CDS encoding SOS response-associated peptidase, with amino-acid sequence MCGRYVVARATSDLLPSLLDGLGPLPDDFNVAPTTVVPVVRERHGERQLPGARWGFVPSWYPDLKKRPQPINARIETVATSGMFRRAFATSRCIVPAQGYYEWVVTETGKQPHYVHQPDAGLAMAGLVTAWPDPAKDEDDPDRWVLSTTIITRDAHVAPGEVHDRMPACLTPDSYDDWLGDGLDADELLSLLDRDSFEVAHDLVQHEVSRDANNVRNNGPHLIEPLR
- a CDS encoding universal stress protein, with the protein product MSDEQNPARGFVVAGVVANSGEAVVATAADLAARFGTGLLCVSVEPDRLAFAEGIDGTVLSYPLDPDDYTETLSFDADLEARLRPVASARGVELRTSIVAGDPARCLSHLAEQLDAPLIVVGSREAGLRGSVREFFAGSVALHLSHRQHRPVVVVPLAPVPRSQTLPWEDEL